The following are encoded in a window of Flavobacterium psychrotrophum genomic DNA:
- the mreC gene encoding rod shape-determining protein MreC, translating into MQQIINFLFKNSINLLFLLLLGISLTFTIQSHSYHRSLSVSSANAVTGYVYEKINDVEQYFSLRGQNEKLNHENAELKRLLYNTQDTANKPPMQLPENMPGNYKVIEAKVISNSYSTQENYLTINAGAEDGVHEDMGVVSNLGVIGYIEKKSKHYATVITILNRKFKMGAKIKKNDHFGTLTWNGQNTGFAQLIDVPRIAAFSKGDTIVTGNESTIFPENIPVGTIDKVYRDKVTQNFTLDVRLFNDMTSLGYIYIIENKHKDEIKVLQEATKPTEDKR; encoded by the coding sequence ATGCAGCAAATAATAAACTTTTTATTTAAAAACAGTATTAACTTACTGTTTTTGCTGCTTTTAGGCATTTCGTTAACCTTTACCATACAAAGCCACTCCTACCACAGGAGCTTATCAGTTTCCAGCGCAAATGCGGTTACAGGCTATGTATATGAAAAGATTAACGATGTAGAGCAATACTTTAGCCTGCGCGGCCAGAACGAAAAACTGAACCATGAAAACGCAGAACTAAAAAGGTTGCTATACAACACTCAGGACACGGCAAATAAACCGCCGATGCAGCTGCCTGAAAATATGCCCGGCAATTATAAGGTTATAGAAGCTAAGGTTATCTCTAACTCATACAGCACCCAGGAAAATTACCTTACCATAAATGCAGGTGCCGAAGATGGCGTGCACGAAGATATGGGCGTAGTAAGCAACCTTGGGGTTATTGGCTATATAGAAAAAAAGTCAAAACACTACGCTACTGTTATTACCATACTTAACCGTAAGTTTAAGATGGGCGCCAAGATTAAAAAGAACGACCACTTTGGTACACTTACCTGGAACGGGCAAAACACAGGTTTCGCACAGCTGATAGATGTACCGCGCATTGCGGCCTTTAGCAAAGGCGATACCATTGTAACAGGTAACGAGTCTACTATTTTCCCCGAAAACATTCCGGTAGGTACTATTGATAAAGTATACCGCGACAAGGTTACACAAAACTTTACTCTGGATGTCAGGTTATTTAATGATATGACAAGCCTTGGATACATCTATATAATAGAAAACAAGCACAAAGACGAAATTAAAGTATTGCAGGAGGCCACAAAACCTACAGAGGATAAACGATGA
- a CDS encoding rod shape-determining protein, with protein sequence MGFFDFMTEDIAIDLGTANTLIIHNDKVVVDSPSIVARDRISGKIIAVGKEANMMQGKTHENIKTIRPLKDGVIADFDASEKMLTMFIKSIPALKKKLFQPALRLVICIPSGITEVEMRAVKESAERVNGKEVYLIHEPMAAAIGIGIDIMQPKGNMIVDIGGGTTEIAVIALGGIVCDKSVKIAGDVFTNDIVYYMRTQHNLFVGEGTAEKIKISIGAALEDLESPPEDLSVQGRDLLTGKPKQVEVSYREIAKALDKSIQRIEDAVMETLSQTPPELAADIYNTGIYLAGGGSMLRGLDKRISQKTDLPVYIAEDPLRAVVRGTGMALKNIPKYRSILIK encoded by the coding sequence ATGGGATTTTTTGATTTCATGACCGAGGACATTGCAATAGACCTTGGTACCGCAAATACCCTCATCATCCATAATGACAAAGTTGTTGTAGACAGCCCCTCTATAGTAGCGCGCGACCGTATATCGGGCAAAATAATCGCCGTGGGTAAGGAGGCAAACATGATGCAGGGAAAAACGCATGAAAACATCAAGACCATACGTCCGCTTAAGGATGGGGTTATTGCCGATTTTGATGCTTCTGAAAAAATGCTTACGATGTTCATCAAAAGCATTCCTGCACTTAAAAAGAAACTTTTTCAGCCAGCACTGCGTCTTGTTATCTGTATTCCATCAGGTATTACAGAAGTAGAGATGCGTGCCGTAAAAGAATCTGCAGAGCGTGTAAACGGTAAAGAAGTATATCTTATCCATGAGCCTATGGCTGCTGCTATAGGTATTGGTATCGACATTATGCAGCCTAAGGGTAACATGATCGTAGATATAGGTGGTGGTACTACAGAGATTGCTGTAATAGCACTTGGCGGTATTGTATGCGACAAGTCGGTTAAAATTGCCGGTGACGTATTTACTAACGACATTGTTTATTATATGCGTACACAGCACAACCTTTTTGTGGGTGAGGGTACAGCAGAAAAAATAAAAATATCTATAGGCGCAGCACTCGAAGACCTTGAGAGCCCTCCGGAAGATCTTTCTGTACAGGGACGTGACCTTTTAACGGGTAAGCCTAAACAGGTAGAAGTTTCGTACCGCGAAATTGCCAAGGCGCTGGACAAATCAATACAGCGTATAGAAGATGCGGTTATGGAAACCCTGAGCCAGACACCTCCGGAACTTGCTGCCGATATATACAACACAGGTATTTACCTGGCCGGTGGCGGTAGTATGCTAAGGGGGCTTGACAAGAGAATTTCTCAAAAAACAGACCTACCCGTGTACATTGCCGAAGACCCGCTTAGAGCCGTAGTAAGAGGTACGGGAATGGCACTTAAAAACATACCAAAATACAGGAGCATCCTTATAAAATAA
- the purH gene encoding bifunctional phosphoribosylaminoimidazolecarboxamide formyltransferase/IMP cyclohydrolase, producing MSTLKTISFALISVFDKDGLEPIVKKLHEHNVTLYSTGGTETFIKELGIPVVAVEDVTSYPSILGGRVKTLHPKVFGGILNRQDHEGDVAQMKEFDIPQIDLVIVDLYPFEKTVASDASEADIIEKIDIGGISLIRAAAKNFKDTVIVASVEDYSLFLDTITNNNGATTLEERKLFATKAFHVSSNYDTAIFNYFNTDDTFFKASVANGQVLRYGENPHQKGFFFGDFEAMFTKLHGKELSYNNLLDVDAAVNLIGEFKGDKPTFAILKHNNACGLASRDTIKDAYLDALAADPTSAFGGVLIANTKIDKAAAEEINKLFCEVVIAPAYDEEATAILQEKKNRIILIQNEVALPEKQVRTCLNGLLVQDKDNVTDNKEHLKTVTLTSPTEQEIDDLLFASKICKHTKSNTIVFAKNGQLIASGTGQTSRVDALTHAVEKAHSFGFDLNGAVMASDAFFPFPDCVELAKNAGITSVIQPGGSIKDELSINYCNENGVSMVFTGTRHFKH from the coding sequence ATGAGCACTCTAAAAACGATTTCTTTTGCCCTGATTTCGGTATTTGACAAAGACGGCCTGGAGCCTATTGTAAAAAAACTGCACGAGCATAACGTAACGTTATATTCTACCGGCGGTACCGAAACTTTTATTAAAGAACTGGGCATACCTGTGGTGGCTGTAGAAGATGTAACTTCTTACCCGTCAATACTTGGCGGAAGGGTAAAAACCCTTCACCCAAAAGTTTTTGGAGGCATCCTGAACCGTCAGGATCATGAGGGCGATGTAGCGCAGATGAAAGAATTTGACATCCCGCAAATTGACCTTGTTATCGTAGATCTTTACCCATTTGAAAAAACGGTAGCTTCGGATGCATCTGAAGCAGATATCATTGAGAAAATAGACATTGGCGGTATATCACTTATCCGTGCAGCTGCCAAGAATTTTAAAGATACCGTTATTGTGGCTTCTGTTGAAGACTACAGCCTGTTTCTTGACACCATAACAAACAACAATGGCGCTACTACGCTTGAGGAGCGTAAGCTTTTTGCAACTAAGGCATTTCACGTATCTTCTAACTACGATACTGCCATTTTTAATTATTTTAATACAGACGATACTTTCTTTAAAGCAAGTGTTGCTAACGGGCAGGTATTGCGCTATGGCGAAAACCCACACCAAAAAGGCTTTTTCTTTGGCGATTTCGAAGCTATGTTTACAAAACTTCACGGCAAAGAGCTTTCTTACAACAACCTGCTTGATGTAGATGCAGCCGTAAACCTTATAGGCGAATTTAAGGGCGACAAGCCTACATTTGCTATACTTAAGCACAACAACGCATGTGGCCTGGCATCTCGCGATACTATAAAGGATGCTTACCTTGACGCTCTTGCAGCCGACCCTACTTCTGCTTTTGGCGGTGTACTTATAGCTAATACCAAGATAGACAAGGCAGCAGCTGAAGAAATAAACAAACTTTTCTGCGAAGTAGTTATTGCCCCGGCATATGATGAAGAGGCTACTGCAATACTTCAGGAAAAAAAGAACAGGATTATTTTGATCCAGAATGAGGTGGCACTCCCTGAAAAACAGGTTCGTACATGCCTTAATGGTTTACTGGTACAGGATAAGGATAATGTTACAGACAATAAAGAACACCTTAAGACCGTTACATTAACATCACCTACTGAGCAGGAAATCGACGACCTGCTGTTTGCATCTAAAATTTGCAAGCATACTAAATCAAATACTATAGTTTTTGCTAAAAACGGGCAGCTTATAGCTTCAGGTACCGGACAAACATCTCGTGTTGACGCCCTTACCCACGCTGTAGAAAAAGCACACTCGTTTGGCTTTGATCTTAACGGTGCCGTTATGGCAAGCGACGCTTTCTTTCCGTTCCCGGATTGTGTGGAGCTGGCAAAAAATGCCGGAATCACATCGGTTATCCAGCCGGGCGGGTCTATTAAAGATGAGTTAAGCATCAACTACTGCAATGAAAACGGCGTAAGCATGGTATTTACAGGCACACGTCATTTCAAACATTAA